A window of Massilia sp. NR 4-1 genomic DNA:
AGAAGGAACGCAAGCGCGCCATCATCGCCGCCGCCATGGAACGCGCGCGCCTGAAAGCCGAAGCCGCCAAGGCCGAGAAGGCCGCCCAAGAGGACAAGAACCAAGAATGAACGCAGCCAAACGCTACGAAATTTTCCGCCGCCTGCGCGAGGCGAATCCCTCCCCCAAGACCGAACTGGAATATACGACGCCGTTTGAGCTGCTGATTTCCGTGCTGCTGTCGGCGCAGGCCACCGACGTGGGCGTGAACAAGGCCACGCGCCGCCTGTATCCGGTGGCGAACACGCCGGCCAAGATCCTGGCGCTGGGGATCGATGAGCTGATGAGCTATATCCAGACCATCGGCCTGTATAAGACCAAGGCCAAGAACGTGATGGCGACCTGCCAGATCCTGCTCGACAAGCATGGCGGCGAAGTGCCGCGCACGCGCGAAGAGCTGGTGGAACTGCCCGGCGTGGGCCGCAAGACGGCCAATGTGGTGCTCAACACGGCCTTCGGCGAGCTGGCGATGGCGGTGGATACGCATATCTTCCGCGTCTCGAACCGCACCGGCATCGCGCCCGGCAAGAACGTCGACATCGTGGAAGAGAAGCTGATGAAGTTCGTGCCCAAGGAATTCCTGCTCGACGCCCACCACTGGCTGATCCTGCACGGCCGCTACACCTGCGTGGCGCGCAAGCCGCAGTGCTGGAACTGCATCATCGCCGACCTGTGCGAATTCAAGGGCAAGACGCCGACACCGGCCAACGCCTGATTTTTACACCGCGTATAGACGCCGCCCCGCACTTTTTAGGCGGCGTTTACGCGGCTCTTGATAAGCTCATTCCTGTCTCTTCACCATCCAAGGGAGGAAATGAATGGGCACCCTGTCACGCATCATGCCGGCCGCGCGCCGGCCCGGCAAGCCATCTGTCGCAAAAGACGCGCGCCTGATTTCAATCATCGTCGGCGCGGAATCGATCACGGCCCTGCGCCGCGTAGCCTTCCATATCTGCGGCTGCCGTCTGGCTTCCATGCGCATCGAGAGTTGGGGCGAGGGGCAGATGCGCGCCAGCCTGTATTTGACGCGCGGCGACGATGGCGGCATCGACGCGGCCCTGCGCCAGTATTTCCCCGACGCGCTGATACTGAGCGCGCCTGGCCAGCTGCCGCACTGAGGCCGGCCATGGACAAGCACACCCACCTGGCGGCGCCGGTGCGCCGCGCCGCAGCCCTGCGCCGCGCCCAACGCCAAGCGGCCAGCATGCGCCGTCTGGCCTGGGGCCTGGCCCTGGCTTCGCTGATGCTGGCCGTGGCGCTGCCGCTGGCCAGCGCAGGCCAGGCCTGAGCGCTGGCCGCACCATCGCGGCTTAGAGCAGGACCAGATTGTCGCGGTGGATCAGTTCCTGGCCTTCGACGAAGCCGAGGATGGCTTCGATCTCGGAGGACGGCTTGCGCATGATGCGGCGCGCTTCGGCACTGGTGTAGTTGCTCAGACCGCGCGCCACCGGCTGGCCGTCTTCGCCGATGCAGGTGATGACGGCGCCGCGTCCGAATTCGCCGCGCACTTCACTGACGCCGATCGGCAGCAGCGACTTGCCTTCCTTGCTCAGCTTTTGCACCGCGCCCGCGTCCAGCACCACCTGGCCGGCGGTGTGCAGGTGATCGGCCATCCACTGCTTGCGTGCGGTGAGGTGGCCGGTCTGCGCCGCCAGCTCGGTGCCGATCTCTTCGCCGCAGGCGAGACGGGTCAACACCTCGGCTTCGCGGCCGAAGGCGATCACGGTGTGCGCGCCGGATTTGGCGGCGCGCTTGGCGGCCAGGATCTTGGTCAGCATACCGCCGCGGCCCAGGCTCGATCCGGCGCCGCCGGCCATCGCTTCCAGCGCGGGATCGCCGGCGCGGC
This region includes:
- the nth gene encoding endonuclease III, encoding MNAAKRYEIFRRLREANPSPKTELEYTTPFELLISVLLSAQATDVGVNKATRRLYPVANTPAKILALGIDELMSYIQTIGLYKTKAKNVMATCQILLDKHGGEVPRTREELVELPGVGRKTANVVLNTAFGELAMAVDTHIFRVSNRTGIAPGKNVDIVEEKLMKFVPKEFLLDAHHWLILHGRYTCVARKPQCWNCIIADLCEFKGKTPTPANA